In Pseudomonadota bacterium, one genomic interval encodes:
- a CDS encoding phosphatidate cytidylyltransferase: MTRYSGFVSRVVTSVILISVLVLMIFSFHQWLWGLILLIPLALTAFEYSRLFNWNRHYSIGFILLCISVCTIPFLFITNFVVVLNSVATLICWGAVLFWMFLVPVLIRYRLMSRLYVLNALMGVLVIVPVWYVLVGLHPWPYGLIFLLSGIWLVDIGGYVFGKSLGKTKLLPSISPGKTIEGVLGGLFLLTVYALALRFFYADFFLKLNWGLLLVLVLSFAAICVGGDLFESYLKRVTDVKDSGGILPGHGGILDRIDSMTALLPFAFLVGQLFY; the protein is encoded by the coding sequence ATGACGAGATACTCGGGTTTTGTCTCAAGAGTAGTCACATCAGTCATTCTGATCAGCGTTCTAGTGCTGATGATCTTCAGTTTTCACCAGTGGCTGTGGGGGTTAATATTGTTAATTCCCCTTGCCCTTACCGCTTTTGAATACTCGAGACTCTTTAATTGGAATCGACATTACAGCATAGGTTTTATCCTACTATGCATTTCCGTCTGCACAATCCCTTTTCTTTTTATTACTAATTTTGTAGTTGTATTGAATTCAGTTGCAACACTTATCTGTTGGGGCGCAGTTCTTTTTTGGATGTTCCTTGTTCCAGTTTTAATCAGATATCGGCTTATGTCGAGGCTTTACGTCCTCAATGCCTTAATGGGTGTCCTTGTCATTGTTCCAGTTTGGTATGTCCTTGTTGGCTTGCATCCGTGGCCTTATGGGTTAATCTTCCTGTTGTCTGGTATCTGGCTCGTTGATATTGGTGGTTATGTTTTTGGGAAAAGTTTAGGAAAGACTAAACTGCTACCATCGATTAGCCCTGGGAAAACCATTGAGGGTGTGCTAGGTGGGCTGTTTCTGCTTACCGTATATGCTTTGGCTTTACGTTTCTTCTATGCAGACTTTTTTTTAAAATTAAACTGGGGTCTCTTGCTTGTGCTCGTCCTATCGTTCGCAGCGATCTGTGTTGGCGGTGATCTTTTTGAGTCTTACTTGAAGCGAGTCACAGACGTCAAAGATAGCGGGGGAATCTTACCTGGACATGGCGGCATACTTGATCGAATCGATAGTATGACCGCTCTCTTGCCTTTTGCTTTTTTAGTCGGACAATTATTTTATTGA
- the rnr gene encoding ribonuclease R yields MVKRKRASLETSAQHSSGKVRKRGREFSRKLSRKEEFFPDSLQRQILCALVSPEGDLSVSDIYEQCLSAGYKKTIIQQKIGELERLGFLMIKSDAEVLEGPLFHVASGSVELHRDGFGFFVHDGGADWYIRPSDARGILNGDRMVALRILNSSIDRAPFAVPLVLTQQGSRRVILIVEELKNTLITRVLADEIKDQVRFAGEVLSTVSPGDVILAELGRFDIQSEAWSASMIQSLGKINDPGIEVSIALHKFGIPGVQDESLDFEVTCVPEIVDEASLSSRVDLRGFPFVTIDGPDAKDFDDAVYVERCETGYTLYVAIADVSHYVKQRSLIDQDASKRSTSVYFPRLVCPMLPEELSSGICSLKPNQDRLVVVVKIELDSEARVIESQFILGVIRSKKRLTYSEVDVLLDEARSGAEDKLPSGTFDSLINLKVLTQALLLNRHGRGALEINARESRFVFNELGQVSLIKAQERFFSSRMIEEAMLCANVAAAEFLKTNNEPFLYRAHPEPDLAKIAKLEEFLVGLNFELKISSRPTPSDFLSILEASRDHPAAESIQTAVLRTMNQARYTPTPTGHFGLAYQSYTHFTSPIRRYPDLMVHRAIKIQLGHPYNKVTDLEELGEHCSSNERKVEEAVRWTHGWLNAAVAGRYIGEEYAGRVVSVASFGCFIFLDDLCLEGLLHVSELGNEFFYLDDGSVSFTGSETGATYRLGDSVPVYISEANVETGRVTLKRAHRGKSRRHVR; encoded by the coding sequence TTGGTAAAAAGAAAACGAGCAAGTTTAGAGACCTCTGCTCAGCATAGTTCTGGAAAAGTGAGGAAGCGTGGTCGGGAATTCTCGCGCAAGCTGTCTCGCAAAGAAGAATTTTTCCCAGACTCGCTTCAGCGGCAAATTTTATGCGCTCTGGTCAGTCCTGAGGGCGATTTATCTGTCAGTGACATTTATGAGCAATGTCTGTCAGCCGGTTATAAGAAAACGATTATTCAGCAAAAAATTGGCGAATTAGAACGTCTTGGATTTCTAATGATTAAGAGTGATGCTGAGGTTCTGGAAGGGCCTTTATTTCATGTGGCTTCGGGTTCGGTTGAGTTACACCGAGATGGCTTTGGGTTCTTTGTGCATGATGGCGGTGCGGATTGGTATATCAGGCCATCTGACGCTCGCGGCATATTGAATGGTGACCGAATGGTTGCGCTAAGAATACTGAACTCTAGTATTGATCGTGCTCCCTTCGCGGTTCCTTTAGTGCTGACGCAACAAGGGTCACGCCGCGTCATACTGATTGTTGAGGAGCTTAAAAACACATTGATAACCCGTGTGTTGGCCGACGAAATAAAAGATCAGGTTCGTTTTGCCGGAGAAGTGTTATCCACAGTCTCCCCTGGGGATGTGATCTTGGCAGAATTGGGACGCTTCGATATTCAATCAGAGGCTTGGTCAGCGTCTATGATCCAGAGTCTAGGTAAAATTAATGATCCAGGTATTGAGGTTTCTATAGCGTTACATAAATTTGGCATTCCTGGTGTGCAGGACGAATCGCTCGATTTTGAAGTTACTTGTGTTCCAGAAATAGTTGATGAAGCAAGTTTATCCAGCCGAGTTGATTTAAGGGGTTTTCCCTTTGTTACGATTGATGGACCAGATGCCAAAGATTTTGACGATGCGGTTTATGTGGAGCGTTGTGAAACGGGGTACACATTGTATGTTGCGATCGCGGATGTTTCTCATTATGTCAAGCAACGTAGTTTGATTGATCAGGATGCCAGTAAAAGAAGTACGAGTGTTTATTTTCCAAGATTGGTCTGCCCCATGCTCCCTGAAGAATTGTCGTCCGGGATTTGTTCTCTCAAGCCGAATCAAGACCGACTTGTCGTTGTTGTTAAGATTGAACTGGATAGTGAGGCAAGAGTAATCGAATCTCAATTTATACTCGGGGTTATTCGCTCGAAAAAAAGGCTGACTTATAGCGAAGTTGATGTGCTATTGGATGAGGCTCGATCTGGTGCTGAAGATAAGTTGCCGTCAGGCACATTTGATAGTTTGATCAATCTCAAAGTGCTCACGCAGGCTCTTCTTTTAAATCGGCATGGTAGAGGCGCGCTTGAAATTAATGCTCGCGAATCAAGGTTTGTGTTTAATGAGCTAGGTCAAGTGTCTTTGATAAAGGCGCAAGAGCGATTCTTTTCGAGCAGGATGATCGAAGAAGCGATGCTTTGCGCCAATGTTGCAGCAGCTGAGTTTCTCAAAACCAATAATGAGCCTTTTTTATATCGAGCCCATCCGGAACCAGATTTAGCCAAAATAGCCAAATTAGAGGAGTTTTTAGTGGGCCTTAATTTTGAGTTGAAAATTTCGTCCCGTCCTACACCGTCTGACTTCTTGAGTATTTTGGAAGCGAGCCGTGATCATCCGGCGGCGGAGTCTATCCAAACTGCGGTGCTACGAACGATGAATCAGGCACGTTATACGCCTACGCCTACGGGTCACTTTGGCTTGGCTTATCAAAGCTATACTCATTTCACCTCTCCCATTAGAAGATATCCTGATTTAATGGTGCATCGTGCGATTAAAATCCAATTGGGACATCCTTACAACAAGGTCACAGATTTAGAAGAATTAGGGGAACATTGTTCTTCGAACGAACGCAAGGTGGAAGAGGCTGTTCGCTGGACACATGGTTGGTTAAATGCAGCTGTTGCGGGTAGGTATATCGGAGAAGAATACGCTGGTCGCGTGGTCAGCGTTGCGTCATTTGGTTGTTTCATTTTCTTGGACGACCTTTGTTTGGAGGGATTACTACATGTTTCAGAGCTGGGTAACGAATTTTTTTACTTAGATGATGGATCTGTATCATTTACAGGCAGTGAGACAGGGGCGACCTATCGACTTGGTGACAGTGTCCCAGTTTATATCAGTGAGGCTAATGTTGAGACTGGGCGAGTTACTTTGAAACGCGCTCATCGAGGTAAGAGTAGGCGTCATGTCCGTTAA
- the tsf gene encoding translation elongation factor Ts produces MTQITARLVKELRERTGLGMMECKKALTETDGDLAKAEDLMRIKSGSRASKVSSRIAAEGAIAISISADAKQGAIVEVNCETDFVGRDASFLNFINSLAEVVNATGETDITSISQQKLSQGETVEEVRQALIMKLGENISLRRARKFDAKGSLASYLHGNRIGVLVDVVNGSTELGKDLAMHIAAAKPVALWSKDVAASLLDREREIAKARAMESGKPENIIDRIVEGSVQKYLSEVTLYGQIFVKDDKKSVEKLLNETQSSVDSFALFVVGEGIEKKVDDFAAEVAAQMANQS; encoded by the coding sequence ATGACACAGATTACTGCGAGATTAGTAAAAGAACTTAGAGAAAGGACTGGCCTCGGTATGATGGAGTGCAAAAAAGCACTCACAGAGACGGATGGTGACTTAGCTAAGGCTGAAGATTTAATGCGCATTAAAAGTGGCTCTAGAGCTAGTAAGGTATCTAGTCGAATCGCAGCTGAGGGCGCCATTGCTATTTCAATTAGTGCTGACGCTAAGCAAGGAGCGATAGTCGAGGTGAATTGCGAGACTGACTTTGTTGGGAGAGATGCGAGTTTCCTTAATTTCATCAATAGTCTTGCCGAGGTCGTGAATGCGACCGGTGAAACCGACATTACTTCAATCTCTCAGCAGAAACTTTCTCAAGGTGAAACTGTTGAGGAAGTTCGGCAGGCTTTGATTATGAAGCTGGGTGAAAATATTTCGCTGAGAAGAGCGAGAAAGTTTGACGCTAAAGGATCGCTTGCATCGTACTTACATGGCAATAGAATTGGTGTCTTAGTGGATGTCGTTAATGGTTCGACAGAGTTGGGTAAGGATTTAGCGATGCACATAGCTGCAGCAAAACCAGTTGCTCTCTGGTCTAAAGATGTGGCTGCTAGTTTGTTGGATCGAGAGCGAGAGATTGCGAAAGCAAGAGCGATGGAGTCTGGGAAACCCGAGAATATTATCGATAGAATCGTTGAAGGAAGCGTTCAAAAGTACTTATCAGAGGTCACCCTCTATGGGCAAATATTTGTGAAGGATGATAAGAAGTCAGTCGAAAAATTGCTGAATGAGACGCAATCTAGCGTTGATTCATTTGCTTTGTTTGTAGTGGGTGAGGGTATTGAGAAGAAGGTTGATGACTTTGCAGCCGAGGTGGCTGCGCAGATGGCAAATCAATCATAA
- the uppS gene encoding polyprenyl diphosphate synthase codes for MKNSTTQQIPDSALTPNHVAIIMDGNGRWAKNRFLPRAMGHRSGLKSVRSSVEFCHQNNIPFLTLFAFSSENWRRPANEVSFLISLFQNTLEEEVAELHENNVRFKVIGDRSKFSLQLQDMFSASEKLTEANSGLTLTIAANYGGRWDILTAIRKAIEEGVDGGISEEVLSRYMQLNFAPEPDLLIRTGGEVRISNFLIWDLAYTELYFTDVLWPDFDTEEFKKAIRYYSGRERRFGRAGFETGVSSKTEGDL; via the coding sequence GTGAAAAACTCAACAACTCAACAGATACCTGATAGCGCGCTCACACCTAATCATGTGGCTATCATTATGGATGGCAATGGCAGGTGGGCAAAAAATAGATTTTTACCTCGCGCAATGGGTCATCGAAGTGGTCTAAAATCGGTTCGGTCATCGGTAGAGTTTTGTCACCAAAATAATATTCCATTTCTAACCTTGTTTGCTTTTTCTAGTGAGAACTGGAGGCGCCCGGCAAATGAGGTTTCGTTTTTGATCTCTCTTTTTCAAAATACTTTGGAAGAAGAAGTGGCTGAGCTTCACGAAAATAATGTTCGCTTTAAGGTGATCGGTGATCGAAGCAAGTTTTCACTGCAGTTACAAGATATGTTCTCAGCGTCTGAAAAATTAACGGAGGCGAATTCTGGCCTGACGCTCACGATAGCAGCTAATTATGGTGGGCGTTGGGATATTTTAACCGCGATTAGGAAGGCTATTGAAGAGGGTGTTGATGGAGGTATTTCAGAAGAAGTGTTATCGCGGTATATGCAGTTAAACTTTGCTCCTGAGCCTGATCTGCTCATTCGCACAGGGGGCGAAGTACGTATCAGTAATTTTTTGATTTGGGACTTGGCCTATACCGAACTCTATTTTACTGACGTGCTCTGGCCGGATTTCGATACAGAGGAGTTTAAGAAGGCGATCCGTTATTATTCTGGACGGGAACGTCGATTTGGCAGAGCTGGATTTGAGACTGGAGTCTCATCTAAAACTGAGGGAGATTTATGA
- the rseP gene encoding RIP metalloprotease RseP yields the protein MSAAFTLFSFLIAITVLVGFHELGHFSVARLFRVTVLTFSIGFGRSILATRGGVNRTKFSIGMIPLGGYVKMLDHVDDVVPENRHGVFSSKPAWQKSLIVLAGPLANFVLTFVLFAIVFSFSSTALKPVLGEPRVQSELFASGLRGGETVLQINGRSVGSWSDLRWEMTRFNSGRFSLTVLRDGSNTPQTINLDFLEQGLPLNWDVIGISMPRIDLAPIVGRIERTGTAFESDLVVGDRIMRADKTPIRIWDDFVQLIKSKPGQTISVDVERDGQVVNISLLVGLNENSEGRIGVAPDPDGIMQEALINRDGITILGSIMKSLQRTSDLIGFTSRMILGLIIGDVGLNNLAGPLVIADQAGETAELGLAAFLSFLAVLSVSLGLINLFPLPPLDGGHLVFHLYELFLGKKLPETVIVKAQHIGVVFLTGLMVFVIANDVLRNFGD from the coding sequence ATGAGTGCTGCTTTTACTCTGTTTTCGTTCTTAATTGCGATTACCGTATTAGTGGGTTTTCACGAGCTTGGCCATTTCTCTGTCGCTAGATTATTTAGAGTTACAGTGCTTACGTTTTCTATTGGGTTTGGCCGATCTATATTGGCGACACGTGGTGGTGTGAATCGAACTAAATTTTCAATTGGAATGATTCCGCTCGGTGGGTACGTAAAAATGCTGGATCATGTCGATGACGTAGTGCCAGAAAATCGTCATGGCGTTTTTAGTTCAAAGCCAGCCTGGCAAAAAAGTCTGATCGTTTTGGCCGGCCCATTGGCCAACTTCGTGCTCACCTTTGTTTTATTCGCCATTGTGTTCAGTTTCAGCAGCACAGCACTAAAACCTGTTTTAGGTGAGCCGCGTGTTCAGTCCGAGCTCTTTGCTTCTGGGTTGAGAGGCGGTGAGACCGTATTGCAAATCAATGGTCGAAGCGTGGGTAGTTGGTCTGATTTACGTTGGGAGATGACTCGTTTTAATAGCGGTCGTTTTAGTCTGACCGTGCTTCGAGATGGGTCAAATACTCCACAAACGATTAATCTTGATTTTTTGGAACAAGGCTTGCCACTCAATTGGGATGTCATCGGCATTTCGATGCCGAGGATTGATTTGGCACCCATAGTAGGGAGGATTGAACGTACGGGTACTGCATTCGAATCCGACTTGGTTGTTGGCGATCGAATTATGAGAGCCGATAAGACACCGATAAGAATATGGGATGATTTTGTCCAATTAATTAAATCGAAGCCGGGGCAGACTATTAGTGTTGATGTGGAGCGAGATGGCCAGGTAGTTAATATCTCTCTTTTAGTAGGCTTAAACGAGAATTCTGAGGGTCGAATTGGAGTAGCTCCTGATCCGGATGGTATTATGCAAGAAGCTTTAATTAATCGAGATGGCATAACCATTCTTGGTTCGATCATGAAGTCCTTGCAGAGGACATCAGATTTAATTGGATTCACGTCACGAATGATTTTAGGGCTCATTATTGGTGATGTTGGATTAAACAATTTGGCTGGACCACTTGTGATTGCTGATCAAGCAGGTGAAACGGCTGAACTGGGCTTGGCAGCTTTTTTATCTTTCCTTGCTGTACTTAGTGTCAGTTTAGGTTTGATTAATTTGTTCCCGTTACCCCCGTTAGATGGCGGGCACTTGGTTTTTCATCTATACGAGTTATTTTTAGGTAAAAAATTGCCAGAAACAGTTATAGTTAAGGCTCAGCATATCGGAGTGGTATTTTTAACTGGCCTAATGGTTTTCGTCATTGCTAATGATGTTTTACGGAACTTCGGGGATTAG
- the rlmB gene encoding 23S rRNA (guanosine(2251)-2'-O)-methyltransferase RlmB produces MSVKGDSYIFGFHAVFARLRHSPATISEVFLDRKRRDARIRKLEERLNEANVKTSRCEGDRLNNMLPGVAHQGVVASVTVDQAVLSLEDVIAPVSESQLFVVLDGVTDPRNLGAIMRSACAFGVAAIIVPKDRSVGITDVVEKVASGAAGIIPLISVTNLARTLRSLKESDFWIVGTDGEAEESIRDFSFPNRTVLVFGAEGSGARRLTKETCDHLVSIPITGVIESLNVAVSVGICLYAATKMES; encoded by the coding sequence ATGTCCGTTAAGGGAGATTCTTATATTTTTGGTTTTCATGCGGTATTCGCGCGGTTGAGGCATAGTCCTGCCACAATCAGCGAAGTCTTTCTTGATCGTAAGAGAAGAGATGCCCGAATTCGTAAATTAGAGGAGCGGCTGAATGAGGCAAATGTGAAAACTTCACGCTGTGAGGGAGACCGCCTAAATAATATGTTGCCTGGTGTGGCGCATCAGGGTGTAGTGGCTTCGGTTACTGTTGATCAAGCCGTCTTGAGTCTTGAGGATGTCATTGCTCCGGTATCGGAGTCTCAGCTTTTCGTGGTGCTCGATGGGGTTACTGACCCTAGGAATTTGGGTGCCATCATGCGGTCAGCATGTGCTTTTGGTGTAGCTGCGATCATTGTGCCTAAAGATCGCTCAGTTGGAATCACAGATGTTGTCGAAAAAGTAGCCAGTGGTGCGGCGGGAATAATCCCGTTAATCAGTGTGACGAACTTAGCTAGAACTCTGCGTTCACTGAAAGAATCGGATTTTTGGATTGTGGGCACCGATGGCGAGGCTGAGGAGTCGATTAGGGATTTCAGCTTTCCTAATCGAACTGTTCTTGTCTTTGGAGCGGAGGGGTCTGGGGCTAGGAGGCTTACAAAGGAAACGTGTGATCATTTGGTATCTATTCCAATAACGGGCGTTATCGAGAGTCTTAATGTCGCTGTATCTGTGGGTATATGTTTGTATGCGGCCACCAAAATGGAGTCTTGA
- the rpsB gene encoding 30S ribosomal protein S2 codes for MSVTMREMLDAGVHFGHQTKFWNPKMAPFIFGHRNKIHIVNLEKTLAMFREAANYAKQLSANKGKILFVGTKRQARDIIKEEALRAGAPFVNYRWLGGMLTNYKTVKQSTKRLKDMEALMADGGDERMSKKESLFYQREIEKLDKSLGGIKDMPSLPDALFIVDVGYQKIAVEEANKLGIPIIGVVDTNHSPLGIDYIIPGNDDANKAIQLYARGIADAILAGRDQSIAAIAAEQVVETEGFVPKQED; via the coding sequence ATGTCAGTCACAATGCGTGAAATGTTGGACGCGGGAGTTCATTTTGGTCATCAAACCAAATTTTGGAACCCCAAAATGGCCCCATTCATTTTCGGCCATAGAAATAAAATTCATATTGTCAATTTAGAAAAAACCTTAGCGATGTTCCGTGAAGCGGCTAATTACGCAAAGCAATTGTCTGCTAATAAGGGAAAAATCCTCTTTGTTGGGACGAAGCGTCAAGCGCGCGATATCATTAAAGAAGAAGCCCTTCGAGCGGGTGCTCCTTTTGTAAATTATCGCTGGTTGGGTGGCATGTTGACTAACTACAAAACGGTGAAGCAGTCTACAAAGCGTTTAAAAGACATGGAAGCCCTAATGGCGGACGGTGGTGATGAGCGTATGTCCAAGAAAGAAAGTCTATTTTACCAACGCGAAATCGAAAAGTTAGACAAAAGCCTGGGTGGTATCAAGGATATGCCGTCTTTGCCGGATGCCTTGTTTATCGTAGATGTTGGTTATCAAAAGATTGCAGTCGAGGAAGCCAATAAGCTCGGCATACCGATTATTGGCGTTGTCGATACGAATCATTCGCCTTTGGGCATTGATTACATTATTCCCGGAAACGATGACGCGAATAAGGCGATTCAATTGTATGCAAGGGGTATTGCCGACGCGATTTTGGCGGGTCGGGATCAATCTATTGCTGCGATTGCTGCTGAGCAAGTTGTGGAGACTGAAGGGTTTGTACCCAAACAGGAGGATTAA
- the dxr gene encoding 1-deoxy-D-xylulose-5-phosphate reductoisomerase, translating into MSMNLDKKFVCLLGSTGSIGLSTLSVITQQSDRFQVFALTAHSNIDLLIEQCRVFRPKYLVITNPDLYQALSVRVKADCLDAVVMSGPDSLSEIVSHNDVDIVVAGIVGAAGLGSIYQALCRGKTVLVANKEPLVMAGDFLVDVAKQNHAAILPIDSEHNAIFQCLSQCAPPYLSDQGISKILLTASGGPFLNTPINELKNVSVSQAIKHPKWQMGRKISIDSATMMNKGLEVIEAHYLFAAPLDTIEVVVHPQSIVHSMVQYIDGSTLAQLAYPDMRVPISHALNFPHRAPLNAKPLRLEDISTLQFHAPDFERFPCLSLAYESLGKGRAAVVGLNAINEVVVEAFLENKIRFSDISILIGSMMSDFSASNPNSIEEVFSVNAAAREFALDGVSKFKCVDTEIVR; encoded by the coding sequence ATGAGTATGAATTTAGATAAAAAGTTTGTCTGCTTACTCGGATCCACAGGTAGTATTGGTCTAAGTACGCTCTCTGTTATTACGCAACAGTCCGATCGGTTTCAGGTGTTTGCATTGACTGCGCATTCAAACATAGATCTTTTGATTGAGCAGTGTCGTGTATTTCGCCCTAAGTATCTCGTTATTACAAATCCGGATTTGTATCAAGCCTTATCTGTTAGAGTGAAAGCAGATTGTCTTGATGCAGTGGTCATGAGTGGCCCTGATAGTCTCAGTGAGATTGTTTCTCATAATGATGTTGACATTGTTGTCGCGGGTATTGTGGGAGCTGCGGGACTTGGGTCTATTTATCAGGCGCTTTGTCGAGGCAAAACCGTATTGGTCGCGAATAAAGAACCTTTGGTCATGGCAGGGGATTTTTTAGTTGACGTTGCAAAGCAAAACCATGCGGCTATTCTTCCGATTGACAGTGAACATAATGCAATATTTCAGTGTCTATCGCAGTGCGCGCCACCATATCTCTCCGACCAGGGTATATCAAAAATTCTATTAACGGCCTCTGGAGGCCCATTTTTAAACACCCCTATCAATGAGCTCAAGAATGTTTCCGTGTCTCAGGCGATTAAGCATCCAAAGTGGCAGATGGGTAGAAAAATTTCGATTGATTCGGCCACCATGATGAACAAAGGACTCGAAGTTATTGAGGCGCACTATTTGTTTGCCGCCCCACTTGACACAATCGAGGTGGTTGTTCATCCGCAGAGTATTGTTCATTCAATGGTACAGTATATCGATGGATCAACGCTAGCTCAGTTGGCCTATCCCGATATGCGGGTTCCAATTAGTCATGCCTTAAATTTTCCTCATCGAGCCCCCCTTAATGCTAAACCACTGAGATTGGAAGATATATCCACACTTCAATTTCACGCTCCAGATTTTGAGCGGTTTCCTTGTTTATCGTTAGCTTATGAAAGTTTGGGTAAGGGACGCGCGGCGGTTGTTGGTCTCAACGCAATTAATGAGGTTGTTGTGGAGGCATTTCTGGAAAATAAAATTCGATTTTCTGATATTTCTATCCTCATCGGGTCGATGATGAGTGATTTTAGTGCGTCAAACCCTAACTCTATTGAAGAAGTCTTTAGCGTTAATGCTGCTGCCAGGGAATTTGCTTTAGATGGCGTTAGCAAATTTAAGTGCGTAGATACTGAGATAGTCAGGTAA
- the frr gene encoding ribosome recycling factor: MGRMEKSLDVLKLDLQKIRTGRAHPSILEHIQVDYYGSMTPLTQVANVTAIDSRTLSVVPWEKTMTAAVEKVIRESDLGLNPASLGEQIRVPMPALTEERRKDLVKVVRKEAEAAKVAIRNIRRDSNEQLKNLLKVKSISEDDERRSQDEVQKITNKHIAEVDLALGNKEKDLLDV; the protein is encoded by the coding sequence ATGGGGAGAATGGAAAAATCTTTAGACGTGTTGAAATTAGATCTGCAGAAGATCCGGACGGGGCGTGCGCACCCTTCAATTTTGGAACATATCCAAGTTGATTATTACGGATCAATGACACCGCTGACACAGGTTGCGAATGTGACTGCAATCGATTCTAGAACATTATCAGTAGTTCCCTGGGAAAAGACAATGACAGCTGCTGTGGAAAAGGTTATTCGAGAATCTGATCTCGGTCTAAATCCCGCGTCACTCGGAGAACAAATTCGTGTTCCGATGCCTGCTTTGACTGAAGAGAGAAGGAAAGATTTAGTCAAGGTGGTTCGAAAAGAAGCGGAGGCAGCAAAGGTGGCTATTCGTAACATCAGGCGCGATTCTAATGAACAACTTAAAAATTTATTGAAAGTTAAATCAATCTCGGAGGACGACGAACGTCGATCTCAAGATGAGGTTCAGAAAATTACAAATAAGCACATCGCTGAAGTTGACTTAGCGCTCGGGAATAAGGAAAAAGATTTGCTTGATGTATAG
- the pyrH gene encoding UMP kinase — protein MDLKFKRILVKLSGEALMGEDSYGVNRITIDRIVSELVDVSKLGVQMAIVIGGGNIFRGVAPAASGMDRATADYMGMLATVMNALALQDAFRRLNTKSRVVSALNIEQVAEPYVRGKSIRYLEQGQIVIFAAGTGNPYFTTDTAAALRGMEMNVDIVFKATKVDGVYSDDPLKNANATRYEDIHFDEAIEKKLKVMDATALTLCRDQKLPLCVFSILKSGALKNAVMGGKEGTLVHN, from the coding sequence ATGGATCTTAAGTTCAAGCGAATTCTTGTTAAGCTCTCTGGAGAGGCCCTTATGGGCGAGGATTCCTACGGAGTCAATCGCATCACAATAGACCGCATCGTTTCTGAATTGGTCGATGTATCCAAGCTTGGTGTCCAAATGGCTATTGTGATTGGTGGCGGAAATATTTTTCGTGGGGTCGCGCCAGCAGCATCAGGTATGGATCGTGCGACTGCAGATTATATGGGCATGCTGGCAACAGTGATGAACGCGCTTGCCTTGCAGGATGCATTCAGAAGGTTGAATACGAAAAGTCGCGTCGTCTCAGCGCTAAACATAGAGCAAGTTGCGGAGCCTTATGTAAGAGGAAAATCGATACGCTATCTGGAGCAAGGGCAAATTGTGATATTTGCTGCGGGTACTGGGAATCCATATTTTACGACGGATACGGCAGCGGCACTTAGGGGTATGGAAATGAATGTGGATATTGTGTTTAAAGCTACAAAAGTAGATGGCGTGTATTCAGATGACCCCCTGAAGAATGCCAATGCTACTAGGTATGAAGATATTCATTTCGACGAAGCAATTGAGAAGAAATTGAAAGTGATGGATGCTACGGCCCTCACTCTGTGTCGCGATCAAAAGTTACCTCTATGTGTTTTTAGTATTTTGAAGTCAGGGGCTTTAAAGAATGCTGTGATGGGTGGCAAAGAGGGTACGCTCGTCCACAATTGA